CAAAAGTGTTAGTTTTTCTTGGGAGTTGATGTATACCCGCTCAATGTTTGAAACAGAAGATATGATTGAGCAACATCACATCTTAAACAAGATTGCTGATTTACTAGACAACAAGACCATCACATCTACATTAAATCACACATTGCAAGGATTTACCGTTGATAATTTAAAACAAGCTCATCAAATGCTTGAAAGTGGAAAAACCATTGGTAAAATTGTGATAGAATATTAAGTCATGAAATCGACAACTATTCATACAAAAGGAAATTGGAACGCCCCTTGGACCAATGCTTTAAAAAAAGCTATAGAAGATGCTAGAAATAACACTCAAGTTGGAGAAAATTTATTAATGCAAACTCCTGATATGAAAGTATGGAGTATCCATTTACCTGTTGGTCAATCGTTGCCTTTTCACAAACACAACAAACCCTATTTTTATGTTGCTTTAAACAATGGAACATCACGTTCATATCATCACGATGGACACATAACCGAAACAGATTATAAAAAAGACGACACCAAACATTTTGAGCACTTAAATGATGAAAATTATTTTATTCACAATTTAGAAAATATAGGAACTACAGAATTAAATTTTATCACAGTAGAATACTTAAAAAAATAAACCATGAAAAAAATAGACCTATTTACCCCGTATAAACTAAATCACCTAGAATTAAGTAATCGTTTTTTAATGGCTCCTATGACTCGATCTAGAGCAAGCCAACCAGGAAATATTCCCAATGCTTTAATGGCTGAATATTACGGTCAACGAGCAAGTGCTGGGATTATTATTACAGAAGCCACTCAAGTTTCCTTACAAGGTCAAGGTTACGCAAAAACTCCAGGAATTTATACTCAAGAACAAATTGAGGGTTGGAAATTAATAACCGATGAAGTTCATCAAAAGGGAAGTAAAATATTTTTACAGCTATGGCATGTTGGTAGAGTTAGTTCTTCTAAAGTAAACGGATTGCAACCCATAGGACCATCTGCTAAAATAGCCAAAGACACCAATGTTTATATTTTTAATGGTGCTCCAAACGGTGATGCTACTTTTGTTCCCGTAGAAGAACCCAAAGAAATGGATGCTAATGATATTAAACAAGTGATAGAAGAATTTAGAGTTGGTGCTAAAAATGCTATTGCTGCGGGTTTTGATGGCGTAGAAATCCACGGAGCTAACGGATATTTAATAGATCAGTTTTTACGTAGCAACAGTAATCAAAGAGCAGATGAATATGGAGGTTCTAAAGAAAACAGAGTTCGATTATTAGAAGAAATTACCACAGCGGTTGTAAAAGAAATTGGAGCTGAAAAGACAGGAGTAAGATTATCGCCATTTATTAGTTTTAAAGACATGAACGATCCTGAAATTTTAGAAACCATAATGATTGCCACAAATAATTTAAACAAGCTAAACATTGCTTATATACATTTATGTGAGGCCGATTGGGACGATGCTCCAAAAATTCCTCAAGATTTTAGAGTGAACTTGCGCAAAAACTTTAAAAACACCATTATAGCAACAGGGAATAAAACCCCTAATGAAGCCAATGAGTTATTAGAAAGCAATTTAGTAGATTTAATTGGTTTTGGTAGAAACTTTTTAACCAATCCTGATTATCCAAAAAGAGTAGCAAAAAATGCTCCTTTAAACCCTATTTCTGACAATCACACTTTATTTGGAGGAGGAACCGAAAGAGGTTACACCGATTATAATTTCCTATAGATAGGGAATGCTACAAAACAAAAAATCCCGAGTAAAACTCGGGATTTTTTTATTATTTAATAGTAATTTACTTCTCTTCGTAAACCCCCATGTTAGCGTATTTCTCAATACGTTCATTTACCATATTGTCTACATCCTTAGCTTGTAATTCTCCTAGTAACTTAACAATCGTTTCTCTAACAGTATTAAAAGTAGTTTCTCTATCAGAATGTGCACCTCCTAATGGCTCTGGAATTACTCCATCTACCAATTTTAAAGTACTCATATCTTTAGATGTTAATTTTAAAGCAGCTGCTGCTTTTTCTTTAAACTCCCAAGATCTCCATAAAATAGTAGAACAGTTTTCTGGAGAGATTACAGAATACCATGAGTTTTCCATCATTAATACTCTATCTCCAACTCCAATTCCTAAGGCACCTCCAGAAGCTCCTTCACCAATAATAATTGTAATAATAGGTGTTTTTAACACACACATTTCAAAAATGTTACGTGCAATTGCTTCTCCTTGACCACGCTCTTCTGCTTCTAAACCAGGATATGCTCCAGGAGTATCAACAAAAGTAACTACAGGAATTCCGAATTTTTCTGCCATACGCATCAAACGTAAAGCTTTACGGTATCCTTCAGGGTTTGCCATTCCAAAGTTTCTGTACTGACGCATTTTGGTATTGATCCCTTTTTGTTGACCAATAAACATAAAACTTTGATCTCCTATTTTTCCTAAACCACCAACAATAGCTTTATCATCTTTTACAGTTCTGTCACCATGTAACTCCATAAAAGTATCCCCAGCTAGTGCCTTTATATAATCAAGGGTATAAGGTCTGTTTGGGTGTCTTGACAACTGAACTCTCTGCCAAGGCGTTAAATTTTCGTATATATTTTTCTTAAGATTGATGATTTTATCCTCTATCTCTTTACAAGTATTGGTCACATCAACTTCACTCTCTTCACCAATTATGGCACATTTTTGTAACTGTTCTTCTAATTCCTTAATTGGTAATTCAAAATCCAAGTATTCCATCATTATAAATTTTGGCTAATGGCAAATATAGTAAGTTATACGGATTAACATTCTGTTTTATTTAATTTTTAATTAACATTATATAGACTTAACCTATGTCAGTTTTTAAAAAATAGCTTACTTTGTAAAATATTATAGAGGATTGATTATGGGAATATTTAACAACAAAATAAACATTAGCGAACTCTACCCCAAAGGTTTAGTTGATATTCACTCACATTTGCTTCCAGGAATAGATGATGGAGCAAAAACTATTGAAGATTCCATAGGTCTTGTTAAAAGAATGCAAAAACAAGGAATTAACAATTTTAGAATTACCCCACATGTATTAGGTGGTGTTTGGGAAAATAGTTCTGAGCTTATTAAAGAAAAAGAAGCCGAACTAAAGGCTGCATTAATTGAAAATGGATTTCATGATGTTAATATTCATGCATCTGCTGAATACATGTTAGATGATAATTTTAGCCAATTATTAGAAAATGATGACTTATTACCTTTAAAAGACAAATACATTTTGGTTGAAATGTCTTTTTTTAATCCTCCTTTTAATTTAGATGATCTTTTATTTCAAATTCAAGTAAAAGGATATATTCCTGTTTTAGCACATCCTGAACGATATAATTATTATCATGATAATATTGCTCAGTATGAAAAGTTAATTGAAGCTGGATGTTTGTTTCAGTTAAACCTATTGTCTTTAACAGAGCAATATGGAAAACCTACAACCAAAACAGCCTATACACTATTAAAAAAAGGAATGTATACTTTTGTGGGTACAGATACGCATCATAAAAGACACATCCATTTAATAAAAGAGATTGCTACCAAAAAAAATAAAAAATTATTAACTCCTTTGTTTGAAAATAATATTGAAACATTTTCATTTTAAACATAAAAAAACCTCAACAAATTTGTTGAGGTTTTTATTTTTTTAGGCATTATTAAGATTGATAACTTCTTGTTCTGTTAAATGTCTATAATGACCTCTTGGTAAATCTTTTTTGGTTAATCCTGCAAAAATTACACGATCTAGTTTTACTACTTTATATCCAAAGTGTGCAAATATTTTACGCACAATACGGTTACGACCAGAGTGAATTTCTATTCCCACTTCATTTTTAGACTGACCTTGAACATAGGCTACATCATCAACAAAAACTTTTTTATCGTCAATGATTGGACCTTCTGAAATAGATTGTAAATCTTTTAAAGATACTTTATGATCTAAAGTAGCATGATACAATTTACGCTTGTTGTGTTTTGGATGAGTTAATTTTTTAGCCAACTCTCCATCATTGGTAAACAACAACAATCCTGTAGTATCTCTATCTAATCTACCAACTGGATAAATACGTTCTTTACAAGCTTTAGAAACCAAATCCATTACAGTTTTTCTACCTCTTTCATCTTCCATGGTAGTAATGTAATTCTTTGGTTTGTTTAATAAAACATATCTCTTTGTTTCTGGATTGATTAATACATTGTCAAAACGTACTTCATCAGTAGGTTGTACTCTGTATCCCATTTCGGTAATAACTTTACCATTTACAGTAGCACTACCAGTTTCTATATAGGTATCTGCATCTCTACGAGAACAAATTCCTGCATTAGAAATATATTTATTTAAACGGATTCCTGTTTGTTTTGAAGCAACAGTAACAACTCTATTTTTAGGAGCATTACCTGTTGGTTTTGTCTTGTTAAAAGGTTTCTTTTTAGCAAAGGACTTTGCTCCTTCTTCATTAGTAGCGTCTGCAGGTCGTTTAGTAAAACGCTTACTATTTGGTTTAAAACTTCCAGAAGGTTTTCCTTTACCTCCTTGACCTTGTTGTCGTCTTCCCGACGAGTTTTTATTTGTACTCATTTTATAAATTTTGAATGGCAAAATTACGAAACAATCTGTAATAAAATACTAT
Above is a genomic segment from Wenyingzhuangia fucanilytica containing:
- a CDS encoding tyrosine-protein phosphatase — its product is MGIFNNKINISELYPKGLVDIHSHLLPGIDDGAKTIEDSIGLVKRMQKQGINNFRITPHVLGGVWENSSELIKEKEAELKAALIENGFHDVNIHASAEYMLDDNFSQLLENDDLLPLKDKYILVEMSFFNPPFNLDDLLFQIQVKGYIPVLAHPERYNYYHDNIAQYEKLIEAGCLFQLNLLSLTEQYGKPTTKTAYTLLKKGMYTFVGTDTHHKRHIHLIKEIATKKNKKLLTPLFENNIETFSF
- a CDS encoding alkene reductase, with the translated sequence MKKIDLFTPYKLNHLELSNRFLMAPMTRSRASQPGNIPNALMAEYYGQRASAGIIITEATQVSLQGQGYAKTPGIYTQEQIEGWKLITDEVHQKGSKIFLQLWHVGRVSSSKVNGLQPIGPSAKIAKDTNVYIFNGAPNGDATFVPVEEPKEMDANDIKQVIEEFRVGAKNAIAAGFDGVEIHGANGYLIDQFLRSNSNQRADEYGGSKENRVRLLEEITTAVVKEIGAEKTGVRLSPFISFKDMNDPEILETIMIATNNLNKLNIAYIHLCEADWDDAPKIPQDFRVNLRKNFKNTIIATGNKTPNEANELLESNLVDLIGFGRNFLTNPDYPKRVAKNAPLNPISDNHTLFGGGTERGYTDYNFL
- a CDS encoding acetyl-CoA carboxylase carboxyltransferase subunit alpha, producing MEYLDFELPIKELEEQLQKCAIIGEESEVDVTNTCKEIEDKIINLKKNIYENLTPWQRVQLSRHPNRPYTLDYIKALAGDTFMELHGDRTVKDDKAIVGGLGKIGDQSFMFIGQQKGINTKMRQYRNFGMANPEGYRKALRLMRMAEKFGIPVVTFVDTPGAYPGLEAEERGQGEAIARNIFEMCVLKTPIITIIIGEGASGGALGIGVGDRVLMMENSWYSVISPENCSTILWRSWEFKEKAAAALKLTSKDMSTLKLVDGVIPEPLGGAHSDRETTFNTVRETIVKLLGELQAKDVDNMVNERIEKYANMGVYEEK
- a CDS encoding pseudouridine synthase, whose translation is MSTNKNSSGRRQQGQGGKGKPSGSFKPNSKRFTKRPADATNEEGAKSFAKKKPFNKTKPTGNAPKNRVVTVASKQTGIRLNKYISNAGICSRRDADTYIETGSATVNGKVITEMGYRVQPTDEVRFDNVLINPETKRYVLLNKPKNYITTMEDERGRKTVMDLVSKACKERIYPVGRLDRDTTGLLLFTNDGELAKKLTHPKHNKRKLYHATLDHKVSLKDLQSISEGPIIDDKKVFVDDVAYVQGQSKNEVGIEIHSGRNRIVRKIFAHFGYKVVKLDRVIFAGLTKKDLPRGHYRHLTEQEVINLNNA